Proteins encoded within one genomic window of Dioscorea cayenensis subsp. rotundata cultivar TDr96_F1 unplaced genomic scaffold, TDr96_F1_v2_PseudoChromosome.rev07_lg8_w22 25.fasta BLBR01001867.1, whole genome shotgun sequence:
- the LOC120257106 gene encoding uncharacterized protein LOC120257106: MNGAYSDIIRSRRHKDSVTVSHHYRIDIFTTVIDYQLKELNSRFSEQATKLLIMSTTLDPKDAFKSFDARDICNLVEKFYSSYFSEQEKIQLEYELLHYELDVHKDPNFQNLSTIGELCQKFAEKGKSSFYPLIDRLLRLVLTLPVSTTTTERAFSAMKIIKTRLRNKMEDGFLTDYMIVYIEKEIAEKFTTDIIIDDFYAMKHRRAQLKK, encoded by the coding sequence ATGAATGGTGCTTATTCAGACATAATTCGATCCCGAAGGCATAAAGATTCTGTGACAGTATCGCATCATTATCGCATCGATATATTTACTACTGTTATAGATTATCagttaaaagaattaaatagcAGGTTCAGTGAGCAAGCAACAAAACTTCTTATCATGAGTACAACTTTAGATCCTAAGGATGCATTCAAGTCATTTGATGCTAGGGACATttgtaatcttgttgagaaatttTATTCATCATATTTTTCTGAGCAAGAAAAGATTCAATTGGAATATGAATTGCTACATTATGAACTTGATGTGCACAAAGATCCAAATTTTCAGAACTTGTCTACTATTGGTGAATTATGTCAAAAGTTTGCAGAGAAAGGAAAGTCTAGTTTTTATCCTTTGATTGACAGATTATTACGGCTTGTCTTGACTCTTCCGGTATCAACAACAACCACAGAACGAGCTTTTTCAGctatgaaaattattaaaacaaggCTTCGCAACAAGATGGAAGATGGTTTTCTCACTGATTATATGATTGTTTATATCGAGAAGGAGATTGCTGAAAAATTTACCACTGATATaataattgatgatttttatgCAATGAAACATCGACGA